ATGGGGATGACGGCGAGAGCGAGGAAGAGGATCCATTCCTCTCGGGCATATGGATAGAGCGGTGTCGCGAAAGCGAGACATCCCAGCAGCAGGAACACGGTCGCGGCCAGGTAGACGACGAAGGCGTACGGCAGGATCGGGATCTTCTTTCTGATACTCCTCCCGCTGAGAAGATACGCCGCCAGGGCGGCCATCCCCATCAGGGCGAGGATGTCCCCGATGAGGCTCTCCGTCGTGAGGGCCGCGTCACTGACGCCGATCAGCACCATCCCGAAGAGGGCGACCGCTATGCCCACCGCCGCGGTGCGTTCGGTCCTCTCGCCCAGCCAACGGTGGGAGATGATGGCGATGGGTATGGGGTGTGTGCTCACGAGTATCACCGAGTTCGCGACGGACGTGTACTTCAGAGAGGATATCCAGAACCCGAAGTGGAAGGCGAGCGCGAGCCCCACGAGGGTCAGTGTGAGCACCTCCTTCCTGGAAAGTCGGATGAGATCCCTTCCCTGGAACACAAGCGTCGGGACCAGGAGTATCAGAGTCGCGAACGCGAGCCTGTAGAAGGCTATCACGAGAGAGGGCGCGTCGCTCCATTTGATGAAGATGGATGCGAAGGACACGGAGACTATCGCGATGGGAATGGCCGTCCGAGGATTCATCTTCGGAGACACGAACCACCATGTGAGCGCTCGCATTTTATTGTTCCTCCGAGGCCCTCTGATCCGTTGGGAGGGGCACTGGGAAAGCTTTTTTCGGTGGAGAACAATCCCCCCGACGATGGCAATCATAGAGGAACTCGCCGATGAGGATGTGGAGGAGGCTGCGGAGGCGACGAGAGACTGCATGCGGGACGCCTGGGAGCGTTGGGAGAAGGACTACTATCCCAGGGAGGCGATGGAGTCCGATCTGGCCCGCCACAGCGCTGAGGAATACAGGAAACACATGGGGCTCCCGGACGCGTTCACCCTCGTCGCCAAAGAGGAGGGGAGGATCGCGGGCGTCTGCAGCGGACACGTGGTCGGCAAGAGCGGCGTGGCGAGCCTCGGCTGGATGGGTGTCACGCCGGAGTCCAGGAAGCAAGGCCTCGGGAACCAGTTGCTCGAAGCGGTCGAGGCGTATGTCATGGACAGAGGCTGCCACAAGATCTCCTTGGTGATCCTTCCCTGCCTGACGGACGCCGTAAGGCTTCTCTTCAGGCGAGGATGGGTCCCGGAGTGCAATCTGACCCGCCATTGGTGGAAGGTGGATGTCATGGTCGTCAGCAAGTGGTTCGACTAGGGGGTGCGTGGCGATGGAGATGAAGGAACTGACAATCGAGGACTACGATGCGATGATCGAGCTCTGGCGGGAATCCGGCATCTCCCACAGGCCCGAGGGAAGGGACAGCAGCGAGGAGATGGAGAGGCAGATGGGGCTCTTACCGGAGCTCTTCCTGGGAGCGTTCGAGGGTCCGGTCCTCGTGGGCGTCGTCATCGGGACCGATGACACCCGCA
Above is a genomic segment from Candidatus Thermoplasmatota archaeon containing:
- a CDS encoding GNAT family N-acetyltransferase; this encodes MAIIEELADEDVEEAAEATRDCMRDAWERWEKDYYPREAMESDLARHSAEEYRKHMGLPDAFTLVAKEEGRIAGVCSGHVVGKSGVASLGWMGVTPESRKQGLGNQLLEAVEAYVMDRGCHKISLVILPCLTDAVRLLFRRGWVPECNLTRHWWKVDVMVVSKWFD
- a CDS encoding DMT family transporter; translated protein: MRALTWWFVSPKMNPRTAIPIAIVSVSFASIFIKWSDAPSLVIAFYRLAFATLILLVPTLVFQGRDLIRLSRKEVLTLTLVGLALAFHFGFWISSLKYTSVANSVILVSTHPIPIAIISHRWLGERTERTAAVGIAVALFGMVLIGVSDAALTTESLIGDILALMGMAALAAYLLSGRSIRKKIPILPYAFVVYLAATVFLLLGCLAFATPLYPYAREEWILFLALAVIP